A section of the Devosia rhizoryzae genome encodes:
- a CDS encoding glutathione S-transferase family protein, whose translation MITLYDFELSGNCYKLRLLMSILDLSYDIVPVDYFPGRENRADWFLRLNPFGQLPVLKDDDLVLADSGAILAYLAKKYDPSGQWFPDDPAVTAEVLRWHGVADGITGSSAAARLALSYGHDYDIPRAQREAHRIFRLMDEHLWFGEKQGRDWLCSPAHPTTADIACFPYVMLSEEGGIARQDYPALRRWTDRVRRVPGFVVMSGIFPAGRALS comes from the coding sequence ATGATCACCCTTTACGACTTCGAACTCTCCGGCAATTGCTACAAGCTGCGCTTGCTGATGAGCATCCTCGACCTGTCCTATGACATCGTTCCGGTCGACTATTTTCCGGGTCGCGAGAACCGGGCCGACTGGTTCTTGCGCCTCAATCCTTTTGGCCAGCTGCCGGTGCTCAAGGACGACGATCTGGTGCTCGCCGATAGCGGCGCCATCCTCGCCTACCTCGCCAAGAAGTATGACCCCAGCGGCCAATGGTTTCCGGATGATCCGGCCGTCACCGCCGAAGTTCTGCGCTGGCACGGCGTGGCCGATGGCATTACCGGCAGCTCCGCCGCTGCCCGGCTGGCGCTGAGCTATGGCCATGACTACGACATCCCCCGCGCCCAGCGCGAAGCGCACCGGATCTTCCGGCTGATGGACGAGCATCTGTGGTTCGGCGAAAAACAGGGCCGCGACTGGCTCTGTTCACCCGCGCATCCCACCACCGCCGACATAGCCTGCTTCCCCTATGTCATGCTTTCGGAAGAAGGCGGCATCGCCCGCCAGGACTACCCAGCCCTCCGCCGCTGGACCGACCGCGTCCGCCGCGTGCCGGGCTTCGTCGTCATGTCCGGCATTTTTCCGGCAGGGCGGGCACTGTCATAA
- a CDS encoding Rieske 2Fe-2S domain-containing protein, giving the protein MPLSLSDPAWYPIASSDDLPFRHVYQGQLLGRELAVWRADDGNVNVWENRCLHRGVRLSIGINEGQELKCQYHGWRYANRSAGCTYIPAHPADAPARRIENRKYPVREAFGLIWSAANDDQPFAPFEGSEGHNWFALRPMPVAATPDDVVAGLMRLAPDDQPADILPNLAVKLGSAIFFVQPVDADRSVIRGLLPEKPADEITALRHYNEMLSKLRDRLERAAAKKPAPKPLEPTYEKVSVELSTMPDIAVPRGNTLNVVVKRKWQSGDGVIGFELADRDGKHLPTFQPGAHIDVHLPNGLVRQYSITNGPGDLLSYVIGVKQEGASKGGSKVLVETVREGDVLAISEPRNNFPLRRDATRTLLIAGGIGITPLLSMARFLDKSSLPYELHYFVRSGDTVAFQSELEVLHGSVDTHVGLGRELVKAKVTELLGPYQFANHVYICGPGSMLEMVQETATALGWPDEAIHFEYFQNTKPVDASSAFDVELARSAMTLHVPAGKTILETMRDNGLTVASSCEQGACGTCLTGVIEGEVDHQDVYLNKTEKASNTCIMTCVSRAKGERLVLDI; this is encoded by the coding sequence CGCTTCCAGCGATGACCTGCCGTTCCGCCACGTCTATCAGGGCCAGCTGCTCGGTCGCGAGCTTGCCGTCTGGCGCGCCGATGACGGCAACGTCAATGTCTGGGAAAACCGCTGCCTTCATCGCGGTGTGCGTCTTTCCATCGGCATCAATGAAGGCCAGGAGCTCAAGTGCCAGTATCACGGCTGGCGCTATGCCAATCGCTCCGCCGGCTGCACCTATATCCCCGCCCACCCGGCCGACGCCCCGGCCCGCCGCATTGAGAACCGCAAATACCCGGTGCGCGAAGCCTTCGGCCTGATCTGGTCCGCCGCCAATGACGACCAGCCCTTCGCGCCGTTCGAGGGTTCCGAAGGTCACAACTGGTTCGCCCTGCGCCCAATGCCTGTGGCGGCGACGCCCGACGATGTTGTCGCCGGCCTGATGCGCCTTGCTCCCGACGATCAGCCCGCCGACATCTTGCCCAACCTCGCGGTGAAGCTCGGCAGCGCCATCTTCTTCGTCCAGCCCGTCGATGCCGACCGCTCCGTGATCCGCGGCCTCCTGCCCGAAAAGCCCGCTGACGAGATTACGGCGCTACGGCACTACAATGAAATGCTGAGCAAGCTGCGCGACCGCCTGGAGCGCGCTGCCGCGAAAAAACCCGCGCCCAAGCCGCTCGAGCCCACTTACGAAAAAGTCTCGGTCGAACTCTCGACCATGCCCGACATCGCCGTGCCGCGCGGCAACACGCTCAATGTCGTGGTCAAGCGCAAGTGGCAGTCGGGCGATGGCGTGATCGGCTTCGAACTTGCCGATCGCGACGGCAAGCACCTGCCGACCTTCCAGCCCGGCGCCCATATCGACGTCCACCTGCCCAATGGTCTCGTTCGCCAATATTCGATCACCAACGGACCCGGCGATCTTCTAAGCTACGTCATCGGCGTCAAGCAGGAGGGCGCCTCCAAGGGCGGCTCCAAGGTTCTTGTCGAGACCGTGCGCGAAGGCGACGTGCTCGCCATTTCCGAGCCACGCAACAATTTCCCCCTCCGCCGCGACGCGACCCGCACGCTGCTGATCGCCGGCGGCATCGGCATCACGCCGCTCCTTTCCATGGCGCGCTTTCTCGACAAGTCCAGCCTGCCCTACGAGCTCCACTACTTCGTCCGCAGCGGCGACACCGTCGCGTTCCAAAGCGAGCTCGAGGTTTTGCACGGCAGCGTCGATACCCATGTCGGGCTCGGCCGTGAGCTGGTCAAAGCCAAGGTCACCGAACTTCTCGGCCCCTATCAATTCGCCAACCACGTCTACATCTGCGGCCCCGGCTCGATGCTCGAAATGGTGCAGGAAACGGCAACCGCTCTCGGCTGGCCCGACGAGGCGATCCACTTCGAATATTTCCAAAACACCAAGCCGGTCGACGCCTCCTCGGCCTTCGATGTGGAACTGGCCCGCTCGGCCATGACGCTCCATGTCCCCGCCGGCAAGACCATCCTTGAAACCATGCGCGACAACGGGCTGACCGTCGCTTCTTCCTGCGAACAGGGCGCCTGCGGCACCTGCCTCACCGGCGTCATCGAAGGCGAAGTCGACCACCAGGACGTTTATCTCAACAAGACCGAGAAAGCCTCCAACACCTGCATCATGACCTGCGTCAGCCGCGCCAAGGGCGAGCGGCTGGTTCTCGACATCTAG